GATTCAGGCTTAAAATATGTGCAGGATCGTAAGAAAGCAGAGGCTTTGCTATGCTGCCTGTGGCCGTGTTTTACGGGCAAGATCAAGTACAAGTGAGCTTTTACGTAAGATGGTATCAAGCTTTAAACGTACTTCATCGTGAACTTGCGCCAGGTTCCGCGCTTCCTTAAATGAGTATTGATGGTACAGCAGCAGCGACATGGCAGAAATGTAGCGTCCGTGCTGATCGCCTTCGACTTCGATGTGCCAGCGATGAAGTAGTTTCCCTGATTGCAGCATGTAAGCCATTTCCTGATTCAGTGAGTTCATCCACATGCTTGCATAGCTGATACGGGCTTCGACATCGCCGTTTGATGGCAAATCAATAATTTGTTTTTCATCGAAATGCCAGGCTGTTTCAATATCAATGGTGACCGGCACTTTCCCCGAAAGCAGTTCCCGTTTATTCAGCAGCGGATGCTTGGCCATGCCTTCCATCTGTTTGGCCAGCTTGGCTTCACGAAACGTATCCCAGTCAAGGTTGATGGAAATTTCACGAACCCCGCAGCCGGGATCCGTAGGTTCGAGGGCTAACTCAAGACCTGTTGCATTAATGGTAGGGTCATGCCAGACCCGAAATTTTGATGGATTTATATTTCTTTCACCAAGTTCAGCTTCTATTTTTTTAATCATGGATTTAAAAATAGGGTACTTCATGCATTATGCCTGCAAGGTTAAGTGTGAATGTTGGGTTAATAAATTAAAGCTGGAAGCGCTTTTAAAATTTGCACATCTATAGATGAATTCCCATTATGCTTTAAGATATTTAGCTTTTGAGCTAAATGCAACGTTTCAAAAGGCTTCATTTGAACTGGCAGCCACAAGCCGGAAAAACGAGCTTGGCCTTTATTTCAGCCGGGGAGAAGACGGCTTGAAAATTACGGTCTCAACGGACCCGCAGCGCACGGCTGTATTCGCAGATCCAAGGGTTTCCGTAAAAAAAAATAACACAGCTACTTTTTTCAATCCTCTGCAAGGTAAAACCGTCCAATCCGTATCTGTCGCGGCAGAGGACCGTTTCCTGTACATTCAGTTTGAGCACACAAATCTGCGTCTCACGCTTAAAATGTTCGGCAATGATCCCAATGTTTTTTTGACAGAGGGAGACGTGATTCTGGAGGCATTTAAACATCCTTCACGCTTTGAAGGTCAGCCCGAACCGCAGGCTTTTTCACTTTCAACCGTCCCGCTTGAAGAGGCAAAAGGCGGACTGCGCAAGAAAATACTTAAGGCATTTCCGCAGCTTCCGAGGGCGTTTGCGGACGAACTGATCGCGTATCACGAACTCGACACCAAGCCCCTGCATGAAGTCGGTCGTTTTCTGGATCAGGTTCATCATCAGCTTCTTCATGCGCCCGAACCCCGCTTGCTTGAAGACGGCCGTTTTTCGCTGTTTTCAGCTGCACACTTCCCAACAGAAAACGCGGAATCATTCGATGACATCAATACCGCAGTCCGGGTTGCTTTTTTTGCGGAAAAGCGGGAGAACACCTTTCTGAAAGAACTCGCCCTTTTGAAAAAAAGAGCTGAAAAACTTCGGTCCCGCTTTGAAAAAGCACTAACGGAAGCAGATAACGCACAAAAGAGCATAGAAAAAGCCGAATGGTATGAGCAAAACGGGAATATTCTGGTTGCACATGCCCATCTTACACCTGAGCCTTCTAAAGAAATTGAACTGCAGGATTTTTACAATGAAGGAGCATTGAGACGGATAAAAATTGATCCGCGGCTTAATCTTGCTGAAAACGCTGAAAAGTATTTTAATCTGAAAAAAAAGGCGGAACGGGCTTTTGAAACGGCAGCTGCATTTGCCGAAGAAACAGAAGCCAAACTTGAAGAACTTTCCGGTATTGAAGAACAGCTGAATAATATTGCCGACATGAAGGCGCTTGAAGCCCTTCAAAAAGCACATGAAGGTCATGAACTCTTCAGGAAGAAGTCAGGCCGCGAAGGCGAAAGCCTGAAACCGTACAAAATCGGGCGCATTGGCAGGTTTGAAGTCTGGATTGGCAAAAATGCCAAAAGCAACGACCGGATTATGCACGATTCACATAAGGAAGATATCTGGCTGCACGCCAAAGGTGTTGGC
This genomic stretch from Cyclonatronum proteinivorum harbors:
- a CDS encoding NFACT RNA binding domain-containing protein, whose translation is MNSHYALRYLAFELNATFQKASFELAATSRKNELGLYFSRGEDGLKITVSTDPQRTAVFADPRVSVKKNNTATFFNPLQGKTVQSVSVAAEDRFLYIQFEHTNLRLTLKMFGNDPNVFLTEGDVILEAFKHPSRFEGQPEPQAFSLSTVPLEEAKGGLRKKILKAFPQLPRAFADELIAYHELDTKPLHEVGRFLDQVHHQLLHAPEPRLLEDGRFSLFSAAHFPTENAESFDDINTAVRVAFFAEKRENTFLKELALLKKRAEKLRSRFEKALTEADNAQKSIEKAEWYEQNGNILVAHAHLTPEPSKEIELQDFYNEGALRRIKIDPRLNLAENAEKYFNLKKKAERAFETAAAFAEETEAKLEELSGIEEQLNNIADMKALEALQKAHEGHELFRKKSGREGESLKPYKIGRIGRFEVWIGKNAKSNDRIMHDSHKEDIWLHAKGVGGSHVLIRMNRAQTEPDKSQLEKAAGWAAWYSKAKGSSFAPVIKTRRKFVRKPKQGAAGAVLIDREEVLIVPPVEPLPGELED